The following coding sequences lie in one Gymnogyps californianus isolate 813 chromosome 18, ASM1813914v2, whole genome shotgun sequence genomic window:
- the FAM163B gene encoding protein FAM163B — translation MTAGTVVITGGILATVILLCIIAVLCYCRLQYYCCKKDESEEDEEEPDFAVHSHIPPLHCNRNVVLTNGPSLYASSPFGKKSAPSRPGCPTCVPYEPPTFFLQEPPEELHNGGDRVSYKTVSQEDLDLPVSVANLQALNPNRLSAMREAFSRSRSISTDV, via the exons ATGACAGCCGGGACCGTGGTCATCACAGGTGGAATATTAGCGACtgtcattttgctttgtatCATCGCCGTCCTCTGCTACTGTAGGCTCCAG TACTACTGCTGCAAGAAGGATGAGTCcgaggaggatgaggaggagccCGACTTCGCCGTGCACTCCCACATCCCGCCGCTCCACTGCAACCGCAACGTAGTGCTGACCAACGGCCCGTCCCTCTACGCCTCGTCCCCCTTCGGCAAGAAGTCGGCACCGAGCCGGCCCGGCTGCCCCACCTGCGTGCCGTACGAGCCCCCCACCTTCTTCCTGCAGGAGCCCCCCGAGGAGCTGCACAACGGGGGCGACCGGGTGAGCTACAAGACGGTGAGCCAGGAAGATCTCGATCTGCCGGTGAGCGTGGCCAACCTGCAGGCACTCAACCCCAACCGGCTCTCGGCCATGCGGGAAGCCTTCTCCCGCAGCCGCAGCATAAGCACCGATGTGTGA